From bacterium, a single genomic window includes:
- a CDS encoding dipeptide ABC transporter ATP-binding protein yields MATNGEILLEVRNLRKYYPVTKGFIFQRQVGAVKAVDDLSFFIRKGETLGLVGESGCGKTTTGRVILRLQEPTQGEALFEGRDIFKLHKEELRRLRRDMQIIFQDPYSSLNPRMTVGDIIGEPLEIHNLARGKEKVRRVQELLEVVGLSPYHANRYPHEFSGGQRQRIGIARALAVNPKLIIADEPVSALDVSIQAQVLNLLEELQKEFGLTYLFIAHDLSVVKHISDRIAVMYLGKIVELADTEELFSNPQHPYTEALLSAVPIPNPEMRRERIILPGDVPSPVNPPAGCRFHTRCLYAQASCKVDEPPFADIGGGHFLACPIQPFKTQRSKAAVLPRLTVKQ; encoded by the coding sequence ATGGCGACGAACGGCGAGATCCTGCTCGAGGTACGCAACCTCCGCAAGTACTATCCGGTCACCAAAGGCTTTATCTTTCAGCGCCAGGTGGGGGCCGTCAAGGCGGTGGACGATCTCAGCTTCTTCATCCGTAAGGGCGAGACGCTGGGGTTGGTCGGCGAGTCGGGGTGCGGCAAGACGACCACCGGCCGGGTGATCCTCCGTCTGCAGGAGCCGACCCAGGGGGAGGCGCTGTTCGAAGGGCGGGACATCTTCAAGCTCCACAAGGAGGAGCTGCGCCGGCTGCGCCGGGATATGCAGATCATCTTCCAGGACCCGTACTCGTCGCTCAACCCCCGCATGACCGTCGGAGACATTATCGGCGAGCCGCTGGAGATCCACAACCTGGCCCGCGGCAAAGAGAAGGTCCGGCGCGTCCAGGAGCTCCTCGAGGTCGTCGGCCTGTCCCCGTATCATGCCAACCGATACCCGCACGAGTTCAGCGGCGGGCAGCGGCAGCGCATCGGGATTGCGCGGGCGCTGGCGGTGAACCCGAAGCTGATCATCGCCGACGAGCCGGTCTCGGCGCTCGACGTGAGCATCCAGGCCCAGGTGCTCAACCTGCTGGAGGAGCTCCAGAAGGAGTTCGGGCTGACCTACCTCTTCATCGCCCACGACCTCTCGGTCGTCAAGCACATCAGCGACCGGATCGCCGTGATGTATCTCGGAAAGATCGTCGAGCTGGCGGACACCGAGGAACTGTTCAGCAACCCCCAGCATCCCTACACCGAAGCGCTGCTCTCTGCGGTGCCGATCCCGAACCCGGAGATGCGCCGGGAGCGGATCATCCTGCCGGGCGACGTGCCCAGTCCGGTCAACCCGCCGGCGGGGTGCCGGTTCCACACCCGGTGCCTGTACGCTCAGGCCAGTTGCAAGGTCGATGAGCCGCCGTTCGCCGACATCGGCGGCGGGCACTTCCTCGCCTGCCCCATCCAGCCGTTCAAGACGCAGCGCAGCAAGGCGGCGGTGCTCCCGAGGCTGACCGTCAAGCAGTAG
- a CDS encoding ABC transporter substrate-binding protein — MVKHRAGALLLVCLLLVLAFGTGAPVTGQSVKNPDTFVTLRSGDPESLDPAYQYDTTSYEIVYPNVYETLIGYDGSVLSSYVPRLATQVPSLANGLISKDGLTYTFPVRKGVKFHDGSTMTPEDVRYSTLRFMLQDRDGGPSWLLLSPLVGKESTRDKGKIDVNFEDAARAVAVQGDNVIFHLKRPYGAFLSIIAAWSFVMPKAWATKNGDWDGTAATWQKFNNPKLQDRYEFDHMVGTGPFKLQQWDRQGKEVTLVRNDAYWRAPAKLARVVIRSVSEFTTRRLQLQQGDADLITVDRPQQSQVAGMAGVAIRDDLPQLVIQVLQFNLKIDANGNPDVGSGKLDGNGIPPDFFSDVHVRKAFAYAFDYQTFIRDGYRSKAIQPNGPIIQGLLGYDSSLPKYTFDKAKATAEFKEAWGGKLWDAGFKFTTTFNTGNTVREVGARLIKDVVESLNPKFKIDIRNLQWSSFLQATNQHKGTLYALGWAVDYPDPDDFAQPFLSSKGDYPQRNSYNNPEADKLVQEGAATADPAKRKEIYKKLTQIAYNDVPGIYAAQPTAFKVMRSWVHGWYWNTVYGGEDYYPLSKR, encoded by the coding sequence ATGGTGAAACATCGTGCAGGGGCGCTCCTCTTGGTGTGTCTATTACTGGTGCTCGCCTTCGGGACCGGCGCGCCGGTCACGGGTCAGTCCGTGAAGAATCCGGACACGTTCGTGACCCTGAGGAGCGGGGACCCGGAGAGTTTGGATCCCGCGTACCAGTACGATACGACCAGCTACGAGATCGTGTATCCCAACGTCTACGAGACCCTGATCGGGTACGACGGCAGTGTCTTGTCCAGTTACGTGCCGCGGCTGGCGACGCAGGTGCCGAGTCTGGCCAACGGGTTGATCAGCAAAGACGGCCTCACGTACACGTTCCCGGTCCGCAAAGGCGTCAAATTCCACGATGGGTCGACGATGACGCCGGAGGACGTGCGCTACTCGACGCTCCGGTTCATGCTGCAGGACCGTGATGGTGGGCCCTCGTGGCTCTTGCTGAGCCCGCTCGTCGGCAAGGAGAGCACGCGCGACAAGGGGAAGATCGATGTGAATTTCGAGGATGCGGCCCGGGCCGTCGCCGTTCAGGGCGACAACGTGATCTTCCACCTCAAGCGCCCCTACGGCGCGTTCCTCAGCATCATCGCGGCGTGGTCGTTTGTGATGCCCAAGGCGTGGGCGACAAAGAACGGCGACTGGGACGGCACCGCGGCGACCTGGCAGAAGTTCAACAACCCCAAGCTCCAAGATCGGTACGAGTTCGACCACATGGTCGGCACCGGACCGTTCAAGCTCCAGCAATGGGATCGCCAGGGCAAAGAGGTGACCCTCGTCCGGAACGACGCCTACTGGCGCGCGCCGGCGAAGCTTGCCCGGGTTGTGATCCGCAGCGTGTCCGAGTTCACCACCCGTCGACTTCAGCTGCAGCAGGGTGACGCCGACCTCATCACCGTCGACCGGCCACAGCAGAGTCAGGTGGCGGGGATGGCCGGGGTGGCGATCCGTGACGACTTGCCCCAACTCGTGATCCAGGTGCTGCAGTTCAACCTCAAGATCGATGCCAACGGCAACCCCGACGTCGGTTCCGGGAAGCTGGACGGCAACGGCATCCCGCCTGATTTCTTCTCCGACGTCCACGTCCGCAAGGCCTTCGCCTACGCCTTCGATTACCAGACGTTTATCCGCGACGGCTACCGGAGCAAGGCGATCCAGCCCAACGGCCCGATCATCCAGGGGTTGCTTGGATACGATTCCAGTCTGCCCAAGTACACGTTTGACAAAGCCAAGGCCACCGCGGAATTCAAGGAGGCGTGGGGCGGGAAGCTGTGGGATGCCGGGTTCAAGTTCACCACGACCTTTAACACGGGCAATACGGTTCGTGAAGTGGGGGCGCGGCTCATCAAAGATGTGGTGGAGTCGCTGAACCCCAAGTTCAAGATCGATATCCGCAATCTGCAGTGGTCGTCCTTCCTTCAGGCCACGAATCAGCACAAGGGAACCCTCTACGCGTTGGGCTGGGCGGTCGACTATCCGGACCCCGACGACTTCGCCCAGCCGTTCCTCTCCAGCAAGGGCGACTACCCTCAACGGAACAGCTACAACAATCCCGAGGCCGACAAGCTGGTCCAGGAGGGCGCGGCCACGGCCGATCCCGCCAAGCGCAAGGAAATCTACAAGAAGCTGACC